In Saccharomonospora marina XMU15, one genomic interval encodes:
- the thiC gene encoding phosphomethylpyrimidine synthase ThiC, producing the protein MTTLESGADVQPTVTTGPITGSRKVYHLTESGLRVPARRIDLSTGGHFDVYDTSGPYTDPDAVIDVHSGLHPTRSGWADGREHNTQLGWAKAGVITREMEFVAARERVDPEFVRSEVASGRAIIPVNRKHPESEPMIIGKNFLVKVNANMGNSAVWSSVEEEVDKMVWATRWGADTIMDLSTGKHIHTTREWILRNSPVPVGTVPIYQALEKVGGEPEKLSWEIYRDTVIEQCEQGVDYMTVHAGVLLRYVPLTANRVTGIVSRGGSIMAAWCLAHHAESFLYTHFEELCEILRAYDVTFSLGDGLRPGSIADANDRAQFAELETLGELTHIAREHDVQVMIEGPGHVPMHKIKENVELEERLCGEAPFYTLGPLATDIAPAYDHITSAIGAAQIGWYGTAMLCYVTPKEHLGLPNRDDVKTGVITYKIAAHSADLAKGHPYAQEWDDELSKARFEFRWNDQFNLSLDPDTARSFHDETLPAEPAKTAHFCSMCGPKFCSMRITQDVRKYAEEHGLSSVEAIDAGMREKSREFSEHGNQVYLPVVERE; encoded by the coding sequence GTGACCACACTGGAAAGCGGCGCCGACGTCCAGCCCACCGTCACCACCGGACCGATCACCGGCTCGCGCAAGGTGTACCACCTGACGGAATCCGGGCTCAGGGTTCCCGCGAGGCGGATCGACCTGTCCACCGGCGGCCATTTCGACGTCTACGACACCTCGGGGCCGTACACCGACCCCGACGCCGTGATCGACGTACACAGTGGACTCCATCCGACCCGGTCCGGCTGGGCGGACGGGCGAGAGCACAACACCCAGCTCGGCTGGGCCAAGGCGGGCGTCATCACCCGGGAAATGGAGTTCGTCGCGGCAAGGGAACGGGTCGATCCGGAGTTCGTTCGCTCCGAAGTGGCCAGCGGGCGTGCCATCATCCCGGTCAACCGCAAGCATCCCGAGTCCGAACCGATGATCATCGGTAAGAACTTCCTGGTGAAGGTCAACGCCAACATGGGCAACTCGGCCGTGTGGTCGTCGGTCGAGGAAGAGGTCGACAAGATGGTGTGGGCCACCCGATGGGGCGCCGACACCATCATGGATCTGTCCACCGGCAAGCACATCCACACCACTCGCGAGTGGATCTTGCGTAACTCGCCCGTTCCCGTCGGCACCGTCCCGATCTACCAGGCGCTGGAAAAGGTCGGCGGCGAACCGGAGAAACTCAGCTGGGAGATCTATCGCGACACCGTCATCGAACAGTGCGAGCAGGGCGTCGACTACATGACGGTGCACGCGGGCGTACTGCTTCGGTACGTGCCGCTCACCGCCAACCGGGTCACCGGAATCGTCTCCCGAGGCGGCTCCATCATGGCGGCGTGGTGCCTTGCGCACCACGCGGAGTCGTTCCTCTACACCCACTTCGAGGAGCTGTGCGAGATCCTGCGTGCCTACGACGTCACGTTCTCGCTCGGCGACGGCCTTCGGCCCGGCTCCATCGCCGATGCCAACGACCGCGCACAGTTCGCGGAGCTGGAGACACTCGGCGAGCTGACCCATATCGCCCGCGAGCACGACGTCCAGGTGATGATTGAGGGACCTGGCCACGTGCCGATGCACAAGATCAAGGAGAACGTCGAGCTGGAGGAGCGGCTCTGCGGCGAGGCGCCCTTCTACACCCTCGGTCCGCTCGCGACCGATATCGCGCCGGCGTACGACCACATCACCTCCGCGATCGGCGCCGCGCAGATCGGCTGGTACGGCACCGCCATGCTGTGCTACGTCACGCCGAAGGAGCACCTCGGCCTGCCCAACCGTGACGACGTGAAGACCGGTGTGATCACCTACAAGATCGCCGCTCACAGCGCCGATCTCGCCAAGGGACACCCCTACGCGCAGGAGTGGGACGACGAGCTGTCCAAGGCTCGGTTCGAGTTCCGGTGGAACGACCAGTTCAACCTCTCGCTCGACCCCGACACCGCACGCTCGTTCCACGACGAGACCCTGCCGGCCGAGCCGGCCAAGACCGCGCATTTCTGCTCGATGTGCGGACCGAAGTTCTGCTCCATGCGGATCACCCAGGACGTGCGCAAGTACGCCGAGGAGCACGGCCTGTCCAGCGTCGAGGCCATCGACGCCGGGATGCGGGAGAAGTCGAGGGAGTTCAGCGAGCACGGCAACCAGGTCTACCTGCCGGTGGTCGAGCGCGAGTGA
- the thiO gene encoding glycine oxidase ThiO, producing the protein MTDTTTVAIVGAGVIGLAVAWRAAAAGYQVTVFDPRPVRGGASWVAGGMLAPVTEAWPGEEDVLELGEQSLRRWPSFAADLAAEGMDPGLSTAGTVVAAFDSADAGQLDILAGYLHRLGRQASPVSGRQLRKTEPGLAGAVRSGLLVPGDLAVDNRALLRALHAAARRRGARFVAERVRGLDHRTVRTETAEHRFRAVVLAAGAWSARLHPELAGLLRPLKGEILRLRARRTTLPPPSGTIRALVEGRPIYLVPRAGGELVLGATQYEAGFDETVTASGVRELLEGAERVFPSVAEYELTEAKAGLRAGSADNLPYLGVLGDGVFAATGHHRNGLLLAPVTADAALAWLAGAPTPPGVSRAHPGRMRSEERV; encoded by the coding sequence ATGACTGACACCACAACCGTCGCGATCGTGGGCGCGGGCGTCATCGGCCTGGCCGTGGCGTGGCGGGCGGCCGCGGCGGGTTACCAGGTCACCGTGTTCGACCCGCGACCGGTGCGCGGTGGCGCCTCCTGGGTCGCGGGCGGGATGCTCGCACCGGTCACCGAGGCCTGGCCTGGCGAGGAGGACGTGCTCGAACTCGGTGAACAGTCCCTCCGGCGCTGGCCCAGCTTCGCGGCCGACCTGGCTGCCGAGGGCATGGACCCGGGGCTGTCCACGGCAGGGACGGTCGTGGCGGCCTTCGACAGCGCCGACGCAGGACAACTCGACATACTGGCCGGGTACCTGCACCGGCTGGGCAGGCAGGCCTCACCCGTGTCGGGCAGGCAACTGCGAAAGACCGAACCGGGCCTCGCAGGTGCGGTGCGGTCGGGTTTGCTCGTGCCTGGCGACCTCGCCGTGGACAACCGCGCGCTGCTGCGGGCCCTGCACGCGGCAGCCCGGCGCCGGGGTGCTCGCTTCGTCGCCGAACGCGTGAGGGGCCTTGACCACCGCACGGTGCGCACGGAGACAGCCGAGCACCGGTTCCGCGCCGTCGTGCTCGCCGCCGGTGCCTGGAGCGCGCGACTGCATCCCGAGCTTGCCGGTCTCCTACGGCCGCTGAAGGGCGAGATCCTGCGGCTGCGGGCGCGCAGGACGACCCTGCCGCCCCCGAGCGGCACGATCCGCGCGCTGGTCGAAGGCAGGCCGATCTACCTGGTGCCACGCGCCGGTGGCGAACTCGTGCTCGGCGCGACCCAGTACGAGGCCGGGTTCGACGAGACGGTCACCGCCAGTGGAGTTCGGGAACTGCTCGAAGGAGCCGAGCGGGTCTTTCCGAGCGTGGCCGAGTACGAACTCACGGAGGCAAAGGCGGGGTTGCGGGCAGGCAGCGCCGACAACCTGCCCTACCTCGGCGTGCTCGGTGACGGGGTGTTCGCGGCGACCGGGCACCACCGAAACGGTTTGTTGCTGGCTCCGGTCACGGCTGACGCGGCGCTCGCGTGGCTGGCCGGTGCCCCGACACCCCCGGGAGTCAGCCGAGCACACCCGGGCCGGATGCGAAGTGAGGAACGAGTGTGA
- the thiD gene encoding bifunctional hydroxymethylpyrimidine kinase/phosphomethylpyrimidine kinase has product MTPTPKTALTIAGSDSGGGAGLQADLRTFFACGVHGMTAVTAVTVQNSLGVRGFSEIPVDVVTAQITAVAGDMGVDAAKTGMLATAEIIEAVASTLDEVGIGRRTQSHVPLVVDPVAASMHGDALLRQDALEALRTELLPRATLATPNLDEVLLLTGVRVSDGQSQREAAQALLELGPQWVLVKGGHLVNSPQCVDLLSDGTHIVELGGPRYETEHTHGGGDTLASAITAGLAKGLGVPDAVSSGKRFIERSVAEAYPLGAGVGPVSPFWRLSRSD; this is encoded by the coding sequence GTGACCCCGACGCCCAAGACCGCGCTCACCATCGCGGGTTCCGACTCCGGTGGTGGAGCGGGGCTGCAGGCCGATCTGCGCACGTTCTTCGCCTGCGGGGTGCACGGGATGACCGCGGTGACGGCCGTGACCGTGCAGAACTCGCTCGGCGTGCGGGGATTCAGCGAGATCCCCGTGGACGTGGTCACCGCGCAGATCACCGCGGTCGCGGGCGACATGGGAGTGGACGCGGCGAAGACGGGCATGCTCGCGACGGCCGAGATCATCGAGGCCGTCGCGAGCACGCTCGACGAGGTCGGCATCGGCAGGCGTACGCAGTCGCACGTGCCGCTCGTCGTCGATCCCGTGGCGGCGTCCATGCACGGTGACGCCCTGCTGCGGCAGGACGCGCTCGAAGCGTTGCGCACGGAACTGTTACCCCGAGCCACGCTGGCCACCCCGAATCTGGACGAGGTGCTACTGCTCACCGGCGTGCGCGTCAGTGACGGGCAGAGCCAGCGGGAGGCGGCGCAGGCGCTGCTCGAACTCGGCCCGCAGTGGGTGCTCGTCAAGGGCGGGCACCTGGTGAACAGCCCGCAGTGTGTCGATCTGCTCTCCGACGGCACGCACATCGTGGAGCTCGGCGGGCCTCGCTACGAGACCGAGCACACGCACGGCGGAGGCGACACACTCGCCTCCGCCATCACGGCGGGGCTGGCCAAGGGACTCGGAGTGCCCGACGCGGTTTCGTCGGGCAAGCGGTTCATCGAGCGCAGCGTCGCCGAGGCGTATCCGCTTGGCGCCGGAGTGGGTCCCGTTTCCCCGTTCTGGCGACTTTCGCGCAGCGACTGA
- the thiD gene encoding bifunctional hydroxymethylpyrimidine kinase/phosphomethylpyrimidine kinase, giving the protein MTEQRPPAALTIAGSDSGGAAGLQADLRTFLTCGVHGLVAVTAVTVQNTLGVHARSDIEADIVAGQIEAVTSDMGAQAAKTGMLARGETITSVRRACEKAGIGRAAAIPFVVDPVAASMHGHPLFDAEGLAALREELLPMATVLTPNLDEVRLLTGKAVTDRDSMRAAAAALHAMGPEYVLVKGGHLEDDPECVDLLYDGLTYTELRGPRFDTRHTHGAGDAMAAALTAGLARGMAVPQAVRYAKWYVSNAVRHSYPMGAEVGPVSAFWRLAPESGPEGEGPIAGREPGH; this is encoded by the coding sequence ATGACCGAGCAGCGACCTCCGGCCGCGTTGACCATCGCCGGCTCCGATTCCGGCGGCGCGGCCGGGTTGCAGGCCGACCTGCGCACGTTTCTCACCTGCGGGGTGCACGGACTGGTCGCGGTGACGGCGGTGACCGTGCAGAACACGCTCGGCGTGCACGCGCGCAGCGACATCGAAGCGGACATCGTCGCGGGCCAGATCGAGGCGGTCACCTCCGACATGGGCGCGCAGGCAGCGAAGACGGGGATGCTTGCCCGCGGCGAGACCATCACCTCGGTACGGCGAGCGTGTGAGAAGGCGGGCATCGGGCGGGCAGCGGCGATCCCGTTCGTGGTCGATCCGGTGGCGGCTTCCATGCACGGGCACCCGCTTTTCGACGCCGAGGGCCTGGCCGCGTTGCGGGAGGAGTTGCTACCGATGGCGACCGTGCTGACCCCCAACCTCGACGAGGTGCGGCTGCTGACCGGAAAAGCCGTGACCGATCGCGACTCGATGCGGGCCGCCGCGGCGGCGCTGCATGCGATGGGGCCGGAGTACGTACTTGTGAAGGGCGGTCATCTGGAGGACGACCCGGAGTGCGTCGACCTGCTGTACGACGGTCTGACCTACACCGAGTTGCGAGGGCCCCGGTTCGACACCCGGCACACGCACGGCGCGGGCGATGCGATGGCCGCGGCGTTGACCGCGGGCTTGGCGCGCGGAATGGCGGTTCCACAGGCCGTGCGATACGCGAAGTGGTACGTCAGCAACGCCGTTCGGCACTCCTATCCCATGGGTGCCGAGGTGGGCCCGGTCTCGGCCTTCTGGCGGCTCGCCCCCGAGTCGGGTCCGGAAGGCGAGGGCCCGATCGCGGGGCGAGAACCCGGACACTGA
- a CDS encoding MarR family winged helix-turn-helix transcriptional regulator, which translates to MTASSQDVPGRLFLAIGRLSRSLRQAGAPGPGHGAISALATLAAYGQLRLGDLAAKEGVAAATMSRIVAALVEAGYVRRESDPADRRAWLATVTPEGERLLSGVRSTRIEELDRRIARLSPEHREALTAALPALEALLTDEES; encoded by the coding sequence GTGACCGCGTCGTCACAGGACGTACCCGGCAGGCTTTTCCTCGCCATCGGCAGGCTGTCGCGCTCGCTGCGGCAGGCCGGTGCGCCGGGCCCCGGACACGGTGCGATCTCGGCGCTGGCCACGCTCGCCGCCTACGGCCAGTTGCGGCTCGGTGATCTGGCTGCCAAGGAGGGCGTGGCCGCGGCCACGATGTCGCGCATCGTCGCCGCGCTCGTCGAGGCCGGGTACGTGCGCAGGGAGTCCGACCCGGCCGACCGCAGGGCGTGGCTGGCGACCGTGACCCCCGAGGGCGAGCGCTTGCTGTCCGGGGTGCGCTCGACCCGGATCGAAGAGCTTGACCGGCGCATCGCCCGGCTTTCACCCGAGCATCGGGAAGCGCTGACCGCGGCGCTTCCCGCGCTGGAGGCGCTGCTCACCGATGAAGAGTCGTGA
- the thiS gene encoding sulfur carrier protein ThiS translates to MRVHVNGEEREFPEGSTVADLLTAIGTEKQGVAVALEGEVVRRHDWADVVVPNGAHLEILTAVQGG, encoded by the coding sequence ATGCGCGTTCACGTCAACGGCGAGGAGCGGGAGTTCCCGGAAGGCAGCACCGTCGCGGACCTGCTCACGGCCATCGGTACCGAGAAGCAGGGTGTGGCGGTGGCGCTGGAGGGCGAGGTCGTCCGGCGACACGACTGGGCGGATGTCGTCGTGCCGAACGGCGCGCACCTGGAGATCCTGACCGCCGTGCAAGGAGGCTAG
- a CDS encoding S1C family serine protease: MSEATPDIEALDAYSRAVSSVARSVTPRVASVRLSMGGGSAVVLDGEGHLLTNAHVVGRARTGTATFSDGGESDFDVVGADPLSDLAVLRSRGPTPLPAVLGDADRLVVGQLVVAVGSPLGFSGSVTAGVVSALGRAIPARHGRAARVIEDVIQTDAALNPGNSGGALADSTGKVVGINTAVAGLGLGLAVPVNATTRRIIDTLLVEGRVRRAYLGVVGVPAPLPDDVARRTGQSAGLRVVEVIGGGPAERAGLRAGDLVLTVGRERVSDAQGIQRRLFAEVIGVRLAITVLRNGAMVDVFAVPTELVG, translated from the coding sequence GTGTCCGAAGCGACGCCCGATATCGAAGCGCTGGATGCCTACTCCCGCGCGGTGAGTTCCGTGGCGAGGTCGGTGACACCTCGCGTCGCGAGTGTGCGGCTGAGCATGGGCGGCGGTTCGGCCGTGGTCCTCGACGGCGAAGGCCACCTGCTGACGAACGCGCACGTGGTGGGCCGTGCGCGAACCGGCACGGCGACCTTCTCCGACGGCGGGGAGTCGGACTTCGACGTGGTGGGTGCCGACCCGCTCTCCGACCTGGCGGTGCTGCGCTCGCGAGGGCCGACACCGCTGCCCGCGGTGCTCGGCGACGCCGACCGGCTCGTCGTGGGGCAACTGGTGGTTGCGGTGGGCAGCCCACTCGGCTTCTCGGGTTCGGTGACCGCGGGGGTCGTCAGCGCACTCGGTCGAGCGATCCCCGCGCGGCACGGACGCGCCGCGAGAGTGATCGAGGACGTGATCCAGACCGACGCCGCACTCAACCCCGGCAACTCCGGTGGCGCGCTGGCCGACTCGACGGGCAAGGTCGTCGGCATCAACACCGCCGTCGCGGGGCTCGGCCTCGGGCTCGCGGTGCCGGTGAACGCCACGACCAGGCGAATCATCGACACCTTGCTGGTCGAGGGCAGGGTGCGACGCGCCTATCTCGGCGTGGTCGGCGTGCCCGCGCCGCTTCCCGACGACGTCGCGCGGCGCACCGGCCAGAGCGCGGGGCTTCGGGTCGTCGAGGTCATCGGGGGCGGCCCCGCCGAAAGGGCAGGCCTGCGAGCGGGTGACCTCGTGCTCACCGTGGGCCGTGAGCGGGTCAGCGACGCGCAGGGCATCCAGCGGCGGCTGTTCGCCGAAGTCATCGGAGTGCGACTGGCGATCACGGTGCTGCGAAACGGCGCGATGGTGGACGTGTTCGCCGTTCCCACCGAACTGGTGGGTTGA
- a CDS encoding PstS family phosphate ABC transporter substrate-binding protein, protein MTPGQRLEAVAELLLSNQGSLVLGIAALLAVAAPFADRYLIRRKRLYYRVQYNSKLGLSPVDLQDRDDSVKHADPELQPIAELLDRMSIVVIRVRNTGIDDISAADLKDDPIEFTFGGRVIWNARISEPSIETHRKKLKDGLEFFTADTGDSGHGDNTLDNVRVSLGRRLSAWLRGEPVDRATQPSAGQPAPQWHGVRFRDISLQRKEKFKLVVVLREPDGNTDGELTKEVRCFGHVAGGRIVDERRQRRITWPRLTATFGVLLTGALLATLLVNASQPGVATDIACADGRLRVVGSSAFIPVVERIATEYTRTCSGAEIDTEATGSIGGVRMLAAAQDGQDELAALSDGESGAATPELVAQPLAVIVYTVVVNDSVGVDSLTVEQIRGIHDGRYRDWKQLRDGPSLPIRIVGRGQESGSRQTFEATVLGTTEPGLSSDSCASADRDSGSPLIRCERSTEAQVVAEVADTAGAIGYVDLPSAIEARTDGQPLTVLRLGEVYPDANNIEHGYPFWAIEYLYTRGAPENGSVLRGFIGYLRSGTARAELREAGYTPCIGGNGVPHRLCRG, encoded by the coding sequence ATGACTCCAGGCCAACGGTTGGAGGCCGTCGCCGAGTTGCTGCTGTCCAACCAGGGCAGCCTCGTCCTCGGGATCGCCGCCCTGCTCGCTGTCGCGGCCCCGTTCGCCGACCGTTACCTCATCCGGCGCAAGCGGCTGTACTACCGGGTCCAGTACAACTCCAAACTCGGTTTGAGCCCGGTAGACCTGCAAGACCGCGACGACTCCGTGAAGCACGCCGACCCGGAACTGCAACCCATCGCCGAGTTGCTCGACCGGATGAGCATCGTCGTGATCCGTGTCCGCAACACCGGAATCGACGACATCTCGGCGGCCGACCTGAAGGACGACCCCATCGAGTTCACCTTCGGCGGCCGGGTGATCTGGAACGCCCGAATCTCCGAGCCCTCGATCGAGACGCATCGCAAGAAGTTGAAGGACGGCCTGGAGTTCTTCACTGCCGACACCGGCGACAGCGGCCACGGGGACAACACGCTCGACAACGTCCGGGTGTCATTGGGCAGGCGGCTGTCGGCGTGGTTGCGTGGCGAACCGGTGGACAGGGCGACCCAGCCCAGCGCCGGCCAACCCGCACCGCAATGGCACGGTGTCCGTTTCCGGGACATTTCCTTGCAACGCAAGGAGAAGTTCAAGCTCGTCGTCGTGCTGCGGGAACCGGACGGCAACACCGATGGGGAACTCACCAAGGAGGTGCGCTGCTTCGGGCACGTGGCAGGCGGCCGCATCGTCGACGAGCGGCGGCAGCGCCGAATCACCTGGCCACGGCTCACCGCCACGTTCGGTGTGCTGCTCACCGGCGCGCTGCTCGCAACCCTGCTGGTCAACGCATCGCAACCGGGTGTGGCCACGGACATCGCGTGTGCAGACGGCCGGTTGCGGGTGGTCGGCTCCAGCGCGTTCATCCCTGTCGTCGAGCGAATCGCCACCGAGTACACCCGCACCTGTTCGGGCGCGGAAATCGACACCGAGGCCACCGGAAGTATCGGCGGGGTACGCATGCTGGCGGCGGCCCAGGACGGGCAGGACGAACTCGCGGCGCTCTCCGACGGCGAAAGCGGCGCGGCCACCCCCGAACTCGTCGCCCAGCCGCTCGCGGTCATCGTCTACACCGTCGTGGTCAACGACTCGGTGGGCGTCGACAGCCTCACCGTCGAGCAGATCAGAGGCATCCACGACGGGCGCTACCGCGACTGGAAGCAGCTACGCGACGGGCCTTCGCTGCCTATCCGTATCGTCGGCCGAGGTCAGGAGTCCGGGTCGAGGCAGACGTTCGAGGCGACCGTGCTCGGCACCACGGAGCCAGGGCTTTCCTCGGATTCCTGTGCCAGCGCCGACCGGGACAGCGGTTCGCCACTGATCCGTTGTGAAAGAAGCACCGAAGCACAGGTGGTGGCCGAGGTCGCGGACACCGCGGGCGCCATCGGCTACGTCGACCTGCCGTCAGCGATCGAGGCGAGGACCGACGGTCAGCCTCTCACCGTGCTACGGCTCGGCGAGGTGTATCCGGACGCGAACAACATCGAGCACGGCTACCCGTTCTGGGCGATCGAGTACCTCTACACCAGGGGTGCGCCCGAGAACGGATCGGTGCTGCGAGGTTTCATCGGCTACCTGCGCAGCGGCACCGCTCGCGCGGAGCTTCGCGAGGCCGGGTACACGCCGTGCATCGGCGGCAACGGTGTACCGCACCGGTTGTGCCGCGGTTGA
- the thiG gene encoding thiazole synthase (functions in thiamine (vitamin B1) biosynthesis; in Bacillus subtilis this enzyme catalyzes the formation of thiazole from dehydroxyglycine and 1-deoxy-D-xylulose-5-phosphate and ThiS-thiocarboxylate), with protein sequence MTEDFGDPLVIGEHKLTSRLIIGTGGASNLKVLRQALVASGTELTTVAMRRADSEGGSGVLELLRTLGIRLLPNTAGCRSAAEAVLTARLAREALDTDLVKLEVHADDRTLLPDPIETLEAAEQLVADGFTVLAYTNDDPVLALRLEEAGCAAVMPLGAPIGTGLGIRNPHNIELIVARAGVPIILDAGIGTASDAALAMELGCAAVLLSTAVTRAQDPERMAAAMRSAVIAGRLARDAGRVPQRFWAQASSPPR encoded by the coding sequence ATGACAGAGGATTTCGGCGACCCCCTGGTGATCGGTGAGCACAAACTGACCTCACGGCTGATCATCGGTACCGGCGGGGCGAGCAATCTGAAGGTGCTTCGGCAGGCGCTGGTGGCTTCCGGCACCGAACTGACAACCGTGGCGATGCGGCGCGCCGACTCCGAGGGCGGTTCCGGCGTGCTCGAACTGCTGCGCACGCTCGGTATCCGGCTGCTGCCCAACACCGCGGGCTGTCGAAGCGCGGCTGAGGCCGTGCTGACGGCGCGGCTGGCGCGGGAAGCGCTCGACACCGACCTCGTCAAGCTGGAGGTTCACGCCGACGACCGCACCCTGCTGCCCGACCCGATCGAGACGCTGGAGGCGGCTGAACAACTGGTGGCCGACGGGTTCACCGTGCTGGCCTACACCAACGACGATCCGGTGCTCGCCCTGCGGCTGGAGGAGGCCGGTTGTGCCGCCGTCATGCCGCTGGGCGCTCCGATCGGTACGGGACTGGGCATCCGCAACCCGCACAACATCGAGTTGATCGTGGCGAGGGCTGGTGTGCCGATCATCCTGGATGCCGGGATCGGCACAGCCTCCGATGCGGCACTGGCGATGGAACTCGGTTGTGCCGCCGTCCTGCTGTCGACGGCCGTGACAAGGGCGCAGGACCCCGAACGCATGGCCGCCGCCATGCGCTCCGCCGTGATCGCGGGCAGGCTCGCCCGGGACGCGGGCCGCGTTCCGCAGCGGTTCTGGGCACAGGCCTCCAGCCCGCCACGCTGA